One window from the genome of Asterias amurensis chromosome 12, ASM3211899v1 encodes:
- the LOC139944974 gene encoding uncharacterized protein: MSANKQRLNESLINYDPPEWVSKLDNVPKHRVQLVHPDTPIHRWYVPGVPEDFELYIKRDDMTGSQLSGNKVRKLEFLLADAISKGCSTIITCGGIQSNHSRATTISGHQLGLKTHLLLKSTELDPEKATCKGNVLLDRLVGTHIHLIPGDAVYNEDIHQRMENFKKKISEEKGEKAYSIPCGGTNSIGLFGYVQTFQELLKQKVPDNFTDIAVAVGSGGTIGGLSMSNYLSNSHLRIHGMLVGDTGEYFHSEINKALDGLNWSEKHPGVQSQDMCEMYEEAQGRGYALSSPDELEFISAVAEATGILLDPVYTGKAAFHLIKMMKEKPECFKGKKVLFIHTGGMFALFDGRMDDMVRMKGSLTNRIDAWIDVDKVPEIN; the protein is encoded by the exons ATGAGTGCCAATAAACAGCGATTAAATGAGTCTTTAATCAACTATGACCCGCCTGAATGGGTTAGCAAGCTGGATAATGTACCCAAACATCGTGTACAG CTTGTCCATCCAGACACCCCTATTCATCGATGGTATGTCCCAGGCGTTCCTGAAGATTTTGAGTTGTATATTAAACGCGACGATATGACAGGCTCACAGCTTTCAGGAAATAAG GTACGGAAACTGGAGTTCTTGCTCGCTGATGCCATCTCAAAAGGATGTTCAACGATCATTACTTGTGGTGGTATTCAATCAAACCACAGCAGAGCTACAACCATCTCAGGTCATCAACTTGGACTCAAAACTCATCTTCTTCTCAAGAGTACAGAACTG gacccAGAGAAGGCAACTTGCAAAGGGAATGTCTTATTGGATCGTCTTGTAGGAACCCACATTCATCTGATTCCTGGAGATGCAGTTTATAATGAAGACATCCATCAAAGGATGGAAAACTTCAAGAAGAAAATtag TGAAGAGAAAGGTGAGAAGGCATATTCCATTCCATGTGGAGGGACCAACTCAATTGGACTCTTCGGCTACGTTCAAACATTCCAAGAGCTCCTTAAACAG AAAGTCCCGGATAATTTCACAGACATTGCTGTTGCAGTTGGTAGTGGAGGAACGATCGGAGGACTAAGCATGTCTAACTATCTCAGCAACTCTCATCTTAG aATTCATGGGATGCTTGTAGGTGACACTGGCGAGTATTTCCACTCTGAGATAAACAAGGCCTTAGATGGTTTGAACTGGAGTGAGAAACACCCTGGGGTACAGTCTCAAGATATGTGTGAGATGTATGAAGAGGCACAGGGGCGAGGTTACGCACTCTCATCACCAGATGAATTAG AGTTTATTAGTGCTGTTGCCGAGGCAACAGGCATCCTCCTCGATCCTGTATACACCGGGAAAGCAGCGTTTCACCTgatcaaaatgatgaaagaaaaaccagaaTGCTTCAAGGGAAAGAAAGTTCTTTTCATCCACACAG GTGGAATGTTTGCTTTGTTTGACGGACGGATGGATGACATGGTCAGAATGAAAGGTTCTCTCACAAACAGAATCGATGCGTGGATTGACGTTGATAAAGTTCCAGAAATCAACTAA
- the LOC139944981 gene encoding uncharacterized protein isoform X1 has product MARSLVSFVQIKNLFSCYWAPCQGFIYSGHAVNSWPWSICKQSLNRKGTCSSHYILNLGTWVQCSRQFSVTRFHHRKESSFKNPSPAMETEMIKRTALIENGGGEASCDGPVPSDFLLQYHPADWMKQLQLIPKYRVKLIHGVTPIQRWYLPNVPANFEIHIKRDDLTGCELSGNKARKLEFLLADAINQGCTSVITCGSSQSNHCRATAIATRQLGLEPYLLLRSPVSDPNEVVCTANMFLNRLIGTHVYLLPKKSQYSTDIKPRMDQLVQKIKEETGESAYPIPIGGSTAIGLYGYLEGFRELLDQGVADQFTDIAIACGSSGSTAGLALANYLTGSRLKVHGFIVSDDSEFHSKQINDVLREMDVKDSNGKVLQSEDIVHLIDGVKGRGYGLSTQEELDLVGEVCRRTGIIIEPVYTGKSVHHLLRLTKEQPQLFKGNKILFIHSGGLFGLFDGRMDETVKQMGRDGNHIHEWMELSDQAPDLSL; this is encoded by the exons ATGGCTAGATCCCTGGTATCATTTGTCCAGATAAAGAACCTATTCAGTTGTTACTGGGCACCATGCCAAGGATTTATTTATTCAGGCCATGCAGTCAACTCATGGCCTTGGAGTATTTGCAAACAGTCATTAAACAGAAAAGGCACGTGTAGTTCACATTATATATTGAATCTTGGTACCTGGGTGCAGTGCAGTCGCCAATTCTCAGTTACGAGATTTCATCATCGGAAGGAGAGTTCATTTAAGAATCCCTCACCAGCAATGGAAACAGAGATGATAAAACGGACAGCATTGATAGAGAATGGAGGCGGAGAAGCGTCTTGCGACGGTCCGGTACCCTCAGATTTCTTATTGCAGTATCATCCTGCTGATTGGATGAAACAACTTCAACTTATTCCAAAGTATAGAGTAAAG ctCATCCATGGAGTCACCCCTATCCAGAGATGGTACCTTCCCAACGTTCCAGCCAATTTTGAAATCCACATCAAACGAGATGACCTGACAGGATGTGAACTTTCTGGTAACAAG GCTCGTAAGCTTGAGTTCCTCCTTGCCGACGCCATAAATCAAGGCTGTACCTCCGTCATCACATGTGGATCATCACAATCAAATCATTGTCGAGCTACTGCCATAGCAACAAGACAGCTTGGCCTGGAACCCTACCTTCTACTTAGATCTCCCGTCTCA GATCCAAATGAAGTTGTTTGTACAGCAAATATGTTCCTGAACCGTCTAATTGGAACACATGTTTATCTGCTACCTAAGAAGTCTCAATATTCAACGGATATAAAACCACGTATGGATCAACTGGTACAGAAAATAAA AGAGGAGACGGGTGAGAGTGCCTACCCAATACCAATAGGTGGCTCTACAGCAATAGGTTTATATGGCTATCTGGAGGGATTCAGGGAACTACTGGATCAG GGTGTTGCAGACCAGTTTACAGACATCGCTATTGCATGTGGAAGCAGTGGTTCTACTGCTGGTCTGGCTCTTGCCAACTACCTCACCGGCTCCAGACTGAA AGTCCATGGCTTCATCGTCTCGGATGACTCAGAGTTCCACTCTAAACAGATCAATGACGTCTTGAGGGAAATGGATGTGAAGGATAGCAATGGTAAAGTCCTGCAGTCTGAAGATATTGTCCACCTAATAGATGGAGTCAAAGGAAGAGGCTACGGACTGTCAACTCAAGAGGAACTGG ATCTTGTTGGTGAGGTTTGTAGAAGGACTGGTATTATCATTGAACCTGTGTACACTGGTAAGAGCGTCCATCATCTACTCAGGCTAACAAAGGAACAACCACAACTATTCAAAGGCAACAAGATACTCTTCATACATTCAG GAGGACTTTTCGGACTCTTTGATGGACGTATGGATGAGACAGTAAAACAGATGGGCAGAGATGGGAATCATATTCATGAATGGATGGAACTCAGCGATCAAGCCCCGGACTTGTCACTCTGA
- the LOC139944981 gene encoding uncharacterized protein isoform X2: protein METEMIKRTALIENGGGEASCDGPVPSDFLLQYHPADWMKQLQLIPKYRVKLIHGVTPIQRWYLPNVPANFEIHIKRDDLTGCELSGNKARKLEFLLADAINQGCTSVITCGSSQSNHCRATAIATRQLGLEPYLLLRSPVSDPNEVVCTANMFLNRLIGTHVYLLPKKSQYSTDIKPRMDQLVQKIKEETGESAYPIPIGGSTAIGLYGYLEGFRELLDQGVADQFTDIAIACGSSGSTAGLALANYLTGSRLKVHGFIVSDDSEFHSKQINDVLREMDVKDSNGKVLQSEDIVHLIDGVKGRGYGLSTQEELDLVGEVCRRTGIIIEPVYTGKSVHHLLRLTKEQPQLFKGNKILFIHSGGLFGLFDGRMDETVKQMGRDGNHIHEWMELSDQAPDLSL, encoded by the exons ATGGAAACAGAGATGATAAAACGGACAGCATTGATAGAGAATGGAGGCGGAGAAGCGTCTTGCGACGGTCCGGTACCCTCAGATTTCTTATTGCAGTATCATCCTGCTGATTGGATGAAACAACTTCAACTTATTCCAAAGTATAGAGTAAAG ctCATCCATGGAGTCACCCCTATCCAGAGATGGTACCTTCCCAACGTTCCAGCCAATTTTGAAATCCACATCAAACGAGATGACCTGACAGGATGTGAACTTTCTGGTAACAAG GCTCGTAAGCTTGAGTTCCTCCTTGCCGACGCCATAAATCAAGGCTGTACCTCCGTCATCACATGTGGATCATCACAATCAAATCATTGTCGAGCTACTGCCATAGCAACAAGACAGCTTGGCCTGGAACCCTACCTTCTACTTAGATCTCCCGTCTCA GATCCAAATGAAGTTGTTTGTACAGCAAATATGTTCCTGAACCGTCTAATTGGAACACATGTTTATCTGCTACCTAAGAAGTCTCAATATTCAACGGATATAAAACCACGTATGGATCAACTGGTACAGAAAATAAA AGAGGAGACGGGTGAGAGTGCCTACCCAATACCAATAGGTGGCTCTACAGCAATAGGTTTATATGGCTATCTGGAGGGATTCAGGGAACTACTGGATCAG GGTGTTGCAGACCAGTTTACAGACATCGCTATTGCATGTGGAAGCAGTGGTTCTACTGCTGGTCTGGCTCTTGCCAACTACCTCACCGGCTCCAGACTGAA AGTCCATGGCTTCATCGTCTCGGATGACTCAGAGTTCCACTCTAAACAGATCAATGACGTCTTGAGGGAAATGGATGTGAAGGATAGCAATGGTAAAGTCCTGCAGTCTGAAGATATTGTCCACCTAATAGATGGAGTCAAAGGAAGAGGCTACGGACTGTCAACTCAAGAGGAACTGG ATCTTGTTGGTGAGGTTTGTAGAAGGACTGGTATTATCATTGAACCTGTGTACACTGGTAAGAGCGTCCATCATCTACTCAGGCTAACAAAGGAACAACCACAACTATTCAAAGGCAACAAGATACTCTTCATACATTCAG GAGGACTTTTCGGACTCTTTGATGGACGTATGGATGAGACAGTAAAACAGATGGGCAGAGATGGGAATCATATTCATGAATGGATGGAACTCAGCGATCAAGCCCCGGACTTGTCACTCTGA